In a genomic window of Thermogemmata fonticola:
- a CDS encoding NADPH-dependent assimilatory sulfite reductase hemoprotein subunit has product MNAEEGYAAGVAQGESRHSEAPKLSPVEHQKAISNYLRGTLAAELADPNSDHFNELNKGLLKFHGSYQQEDRDARKNRDKTGVGKVYMFMIRLKLPGGKLTAEQYLVMDDICGRYANGTLRITTRQSFQLHGVLKGNLKATMQAINEALLTTLGACGDITRNVICCPAPLPDAARTMMREHCQLVAQALTPQAGRRAYHEIWLNGQPLPHPELDEEPLYGKTYLPRKFKIGFALPHDNCTDLLAQCVGFLVMTDNGQPTGRPIGYNLYCGGGQGQTNSRPDTAPLLAQAIGFIEPDEVIPAAQAIARLYRDHGNRADRKRARLKYVVHDWGVDRFREVFYREYFPFPYRPPIDQPITGLDLHHGWHGMGGDRWFLGLSVENGRIKDEGSLRLRSGIRAIVSRFRCDVRLTPQQDILLCGFHTADRPAVENLLAEYGIPKPDTLSQVQRWSMACPAIPTCGLAITESERALPAIIDQLEVVLKELGLQEEPISVRMTGCPNGCARPYQSDIGLVGRSGNRYTIYVGGDRYGRRLNRELADLVPVDQIVPKLTPLLRRYQIERQAGESFGDFCTRVGIDSLRSTIPAS; this is encoded by the coding sequence ATGAACGCTGAAGAGGGTTATGCGGCGGGTGTCGCACAGGGAGAATCAAGACATTCGGAAGCTCCAAAACTATCCCCTGTGGAGCATCAGAAAGCCATCAGCAATTATCTGCGCGGTACTTTAGCCGCTGAACTGGCTGATCCGAATTCAGACCATTTCAACGAATTGAACAAGGGATTACTGAAGTTTCATGGGAGTTATCAGCAAGAGGACCGCGATGCCCGCAAAAATCGCGATAAGACCGGGGTGGGAAAGGTCTACATGTTCATGATCCGCTTGAAACTTCCAGGGGGCAAGTTGACAGCGGAGCAATATCTAGTGATGGATGACATTTGCGGGCGCTATGCCAACGGGACTTTGCGGATCACCACCCGCCAGAGTTTCCAATTGCACGGGGTGCTGAAGGGAAATCTGAAAGCCACAATGCAGGCGATCAATGAAGCCTTGTTGACCACCTTGGGGGCATGTGGGGACATTACGCGCAATGTGATTTGCTGTCCAGCCCCGTTACCGGACGCGGCCCGGACCATGATGCGCGAACACTGCCAATTGGTGGCTCAAGCCCTCACTCCACAGGCGGGACGGCGGGCATATCACGAAATCTGGCTCAACGGCCAACCTTTGCCGCATCCGGAGTTGGATGAGGAACCCCTCTATGGCAAGACCTATTTGCCGCGGAAATTCAAGATCGGCTTTGCCTTGCCCCACGACAATTGCACGGACCTGTTGGCCCAATGCGTGGGCTTTCTGGTGATGACCGATAATGGCCAACCCACAGGACGTCCCATCGGCTATAACCTGTACTGTGGAGGGGGCCAAGGTCAAACGAATAGCCGGCCTGACACGGCACCACTTTTGGCCCAGGCCATTGGTTTTATCGAGCCGGACGAAGTCATCCCTGCAGCCCAAGCCATCGCCCGGTTGTATCGGGATCACGGTAACCGAGCCGACCGTAAGCGGGCACGCCTGAAATATGTAGTCCATGATTGGGGAGTGGACCGCTTCCGCGAGGTTTTTTATCGGGAGTATTTTCCCTTTCCTTACCGGCCTCCAATCGATCAACCCATCACAGGACTGGACCTACACCACGGGTGGCATGGTATGGGCGGCGACCGCTGGTTCCTCGGTCTGTCCGTGGAAAACGGGCGGATCAAAGACGAAGGTTCCTTGCGTTTACGTTCCGGCATCCGTGCCATCGTCTCCCGTTTCCGCTGTGACGTAAGACTGACACCGCAACAGGACATTCTGCTCTGCGGCTTTCACACGGCGGATCGACCCGCGGTGGAGAACTTATTGGCAGAATATGGCATTCCCAAGCCGGATACTTTGTCCCAAGTGCAACGCTGGAGCATGGCCTGCCCGGCCATTCCCACCTGCGGTTTGGCTATTACCGAAAGTGAACGGGCTTTGCCCGCCATCATTGACCAGCTCGAAGTCGTGTTGAAAGAGTTGGGCTTGCAGGAAGAACCAATTAGCGTGCGTATGACCGGTTGCCCCAACGGCTGTGCTCGGCCTTACCAAAGCGACATCGGCTTGGTGGGACGCTCCGGAAACAGATACACCATCTACGTGGGGGGAGACCGCTACGGGCGCCGGCTCAATCGGGAATTGGCCGATCTGGTCCCAGTGGATCAGATAGTACCCAAACTGACTCCCCTCTTGCGCCGGTACCAAATCGAGCGACAAGCCGGGGAATCGTTTGGTGATTTCTGCACCCGTGTGGGGATAGATTCCCTCCGGAGCACTATTCCGGCATCCTAG
- a CDS encoding DEAD/DEAH box helicase, producing MPPEGTDGWNESAGGLAAPSDGGVEVYDLPLSLPLQMIDGNAWGILSIPKLREVRLLHDAPWVRSLGRLEPAIGTEGWKFPAPPIALSPPSPSPKEAEVADPPLPDTDAHSPLATRIRLQPTAETVHVKDRLLFLLQPPLDGLFQGRQLQVPFAPFPYQLEGIAFLVPRSAALLADEMGLGKTCQAILALRLLFYQGVVRRALVVCPKSLVHNWVRELKLWAPDVPLEVIEGEPEQRRSTWLISNCPLKLVNYETLTRDVEWAADSRVFYDVVILDEAQRIKNKDSKTSQAARALPRGRSWALTGTPIENHPDDLVHLFEFLDPGRIPPDTPPKRLPLYTADSILRRTKETVQSDMPPKIFRDVHVDLTPAQRDAYRRAEEEGVVHLNSLGDTITVQHVFQLVMRLKQICNFDPLTGESAKLEQLRTDMEEVADSGHKAIIFSQWVEPLQILARHLEPFGPLQYHGRIPPAERSAILERFRQDPRCHVLLMSYGTGSVGLNLQCANYVFLFDRWWNPAVEDQAINRAHRVGQRHPVTVTRFLAQGTIEHRIAEILESKRKIFLDLLAQADKPSRFGLTEEEIFSLFDIKARPRRHPGATHH from the coding sequence GTGCCGCCTGAAGGGACAGATGGGTGGAATGAATCCGCGGGAGGGCTTGCTGCTCCGTCCGACGGCGGGGTCGAGGTCTATGATTTGCCCCTTTCCTTGCCGCTTCAGATGATCGATGGGAATGCCTGGGGAATCCTATCGATCCCGAAGCTTCGTGAAGTCCGGCTCCTGCACGATGCGCCGTGGGTGCGTTCCTTGGGCCGACTCGAACCCGCCATTGGAACAGAGGGCTGGAAATTCCCGGCTCCGCCGATTGCACTGTCACCTCCTTCTCCGTCTCCGAAAGAAGCGGAGGTTGCAGATCCGCCGCTGCCTGACACGGATGCGCACAGTCCCTTGGCCACACGGATTCGACTCCAACCGACAGCCGAAACGGTCCATGTCAAAGACCGCTTGCTGTTCCTTTTGCAACCGCCCCTCGATGGTCTATTCCAAGGACGGCAGCTTCAGGTCCCTTTTGCTCCTTTCCCCTATCAGTTGGAAGGAATCGCTTTCCTCGTACCTCGTTCGGCTGCCCTCCTGGCAGACGAAATGGGTTTGGGAAAAACCTGTCAGGCAATTCTCGCTTTACGCCTGCTCTTTTACCAGGGAGTGGTGCGGCGAGCTTTAGTCGTTTGTCCCAAATCCCTCGTGCATAATTGGGTGCGGGAATTGAAACTTTGGGCACCGGATGTTCCTCTGGAAGTGATCGAGGGGGAACCGGAGCAACGGCGTAGCACATGGCTGATCTCGAATTGCCCTTTGAAACTGGTCAATTACGAGACTCTCACGCGAGACGTGGAGTGGGCCGCCGACAGCCGTGTGTTTTATGATGTTGTGATTCTGGACGAGGCCCAACGCATCAAGAACAAGGACTCCAAGACTTCTCAGGCGGCGCGTGCCCTGCCTCGCGGTCGCAGTTGGGCCTTGACCGGCACGCCGATCGAAAATCATCCCGATGATCTGGTCCATCTCTTCGAGTTCCTCGATCCGGGCCGGATTCCGCCGGATACACCTCCGAAGCGCTTACCGCTTTACACGGCTGACAGCATCCTGCGGCGCACCAAGGAAACGGTCCAATCGGACATGCCGCCGAAAATATTCCGGGATGTACATGTCGATCTGACGCCGGCCCAACGCGATGCCTACCGCCGGGCCGAGGAAGAGGGTGTCGTGCATCTGAACTCTCTGGGAGATACCATCACGGTCCAGCACGTTTTTCAACTGGTCATGCGGCTGAAGCAGATTTGCAACTTCGATCCTCTCACAGGCGAAAGCGCGAAGCTGGAACAGCTACGCACAGACATGGAGGAAGTAGCTGACAGTGGGCATAAAGCGATTATCTTTTCCCAATGGGTCGAACCTTTACAAATCCTCGCGCGGCACCTTGAACCCTTCGGACCGCTCCAGTACCACGGGAGGATTCCCCCTGCCGAGCGCTCTGCGATTCTGGAACGTTTCCGTCAAGACCCGCGCTGCCATGTGCTGCTTATGAGTTACGGCACGGGGAGCGTGGGATTAAACTTGCAGTGCGCCAACTATGTATTTCTGTTTGACCGCTGGTGGAATCCCGCCGTTGAGGACCAAGCCATCAATCGCGCCCACCGTGTCGGACAACGGCATCCTGTCACGGTCACACGTTTTCTGGCTCAAGGCACTATCGAGCATCGCATTGCGGAAATCTTGGAATCGAAACGCAAAATTTTTCTCGATCTTTTGGCTCAAGCGGATAAACCCTCGCGGTTCGGCCTGACGGAAGAGGAAATCTTCAGCCTCTTCGACATCAAGGCACGTCCCCGCCGCCATCCAGGCGCGACCCACCACTGA
- a CDS encoding Tex-like N-terminal domain-containing protein, with protein MMRSEGELSSRAAPPPQDAEKPERESPLGSGSHQIATASSGVESEQTASSVSGLSAPIEAAAGDAQTESAVVGTSTGDTPSAGETASSPQETTPPAAAKPSAPPRPPQPIPPVPAAPQPQDLARIAQDLQIRKSQVEAVLHLLDDHYAPPFIARYRKDQTGGLSEETIRRIQQRVRQLREIAARKQTILRTLAYQHRLTDELTQAILQAETLKRLEDLFLPFRHKKKSPAKEARDKGLGPVAEAIWNRDPAVTQLDEVLAGLVDPDKWLLTTEDVLNGIKVILKEMIAEHADLRGEVRKFLWETGVLVAQRVETLPEGKGKEFQPYFDFKEAVREIPPHRILAITRGERLNVLRVRIQVDRDRVVEMALQKLSWGDHPHRELLMSLTRTSVEEILLPALEKEVRRDLLQQAQEHAVQVFARNLRSLLLQPPVRDRKVLAIDPSNRNITTVVVLNEDGAYVEDAVIHVSGPHRNLLEAKRRLEQLIRRHQLSLIAIGNGGNYRDVEALVSELIADLERGGGKSPIPPTPAAAPAPVSALTQPAAVPPPVETVSITEAGTPLPAPEVSLTSETLAVPAPSPLPSTTAIPTVAVPARETTFTTTVTGLVSTVTMTPSETAGAASSAEGPPASGPSAAVQLPLEVAPLPTPSSVAIESVGPAPAEATVTTTTTILPISTSETASAPASPIDLEGLPPAPKDLAYAIVIEAGIRDYAHSPIAQEEFPTLSPSIRAAISVGRRLLDPLAELVKIDPHHIGVGLYQHDVKQKYLKEALEAVVVSSVNAVGVDLNRAEYPLLRYVCGLNPTFAREIVTRRRQHGPFRHRRQLLEISGLTEKHYIQAAGFVKICDGEEPLDSLWIHPEQYDLARAILEACGLSPLDLRDPQRVSELASRLASLSPADFAARFHVSEGTVRDVMHALSHPGRDPRLDHPPPLFKRGMLKFEDIRPGMELRGTVLNVVPFGAFIDIGLRESGLVHISQMANRYIHSPHELVAVGDAVTVWVLDVKPEVRKISLTMIPPGQERRPPSPAGERQSSARERREGPVLPPPSRGGTPRGSRSERSRRGQGAPSGSRSASAEGATRPGRGPRPTPSASQQPISSEAPRTGESAGSAPPAPAATAESTPARASQTPSSAPPPPPAPRRTPRPPAKPKPLPILPPEKRSGKAALNTFAELAAFFKQQEESASAGEEKSSDVVTASSPAGEATSPPASSPAEHPPPYPT; from the coding sequence ATGATGCGCAGCGAAGGCGAACTATCATCGAGAGCAGCCCCACCCCCTCAGGACGCAGAAAAACCGGAGAGGGAAAGTCCGCTGGGTTCGGGTTCTCACCAGATTGCGACAGCATCATCCGGGGTAGAGTCAGAACAGACGGCTTCATCGGTTTCGGGACTATCCGCTCCGATTGAGGCAGCAGCAGGCGATGCCCAAACGGAATCGGCGGTAGTCGGCACATCGACAGGGGACACCCCTAGCGCCGGAGAAACGGCTAGCTCTCCGCAGGAGACCACCCCGCCGGCGGCAGCGAAACCCTCGGCTCCCCCGCGGCCGCCGCAACCCATTCCGCCGGTTCCCGCCGCTCCCCAACCCCAAGACTTGGCCCGCATCGCACAGGACTTGCAAATCCGGAAGTCTCAGGTGGAGGCCGTGCTTCATCTGCTCGACGACCACTATGCCCCCCCCTTCATCGCACGTTACCGCAAGGATCAGACCGGGGGACTCAGCGAGGAGACGATCCGGCGCATTCAACAACGCGTGCGGCAACTCCGTGAGATCGCTGCCAGAAAACAAACGATCCTCCGCACCCTTGCCTACCAGCATCGACTAACAGATGAACTCACGCAGGCCATCCTCCAGGCTGAGACGCTCAAGCGACTGGAGGACCTCTTTCTCCCCTTCCGTCACAAGAAGAAGTCCCCTGCCAAGGAAGCGCGTGACAAGGGGTTGGGGCCAGTCGCTGAGGCTATTTGGAACCGGGATCCGGCCGTCACACAACTCGATGAAGTCCTAGCCGGTCTGGTAGACCCCGACAAATGGCTGCTCACCACGGAGGATGTGCTCAACGGTATCAAGGTCATCCTCAAGGAAATGATCGCAGAACATGCGGATCTGCGGGGCGAAGTCCGCAAATTCCTGTGGGAGACCGGCGTGCTTGTCGCCCAACGGGTGGAGACACTCCCCGAAGGCAAAGGCAAAGAGTTTCAGCCCTATTTTGATTTCAAAGAAGCGGTTCGAGAAATACCTCCTCATCGCATTTTGGCCATCACACGGGGCGAGAGGCTCAATGTGCTCCGCGTCCGCATTCAGGTCGATCGCGATCGTGTTGTCGAAATGGCGTTGCAGAAACTCTCTTGGGGCGATCATCCCCATCGGGAGTTACTTATGTCCCTAACGAGGACATCGGTCGAGGAAATATTGCTCCCTGCATTAGAGAAGGAAGTCCGTCGGGACCTCCTGCAACAAGCCCAAGAGCATGCCGTTCAAGTCTTTGCTCGAAACTTGCGCAGCCTGCTTCTGCAGCCCCCAGTTCGAGACAGGAAGGTCCTGGCGATCGATCCCAGCAATCGGAATATCACCACAGTGGTCGTGCTCAATGAAGACGGCGCTTATGTTGAAGATGCCGTGATCCATGTCAGCGGGCCGCATCGCAATCTCTTGGAGGCCAAACGGCGGCTGGAGCAACTCATCCGGCGACACCAACTCTCCCTGATTGCCATAGGAAACGGCGGGAATTACCGAGACGTTGAGGCTCTGGTATCTGAACTCATCGCCGACTTGGAACGCGGCGGTGGAAAAAGCCCCATCCCCCCCACCCCAGCCGCTGCCCCTGCTCCGGTCAGCGCTCTGACCCAGCCTGCTGCCGTTCCTCCGCCAGTGGAAACTGTCTCGATCACTGAAGCCGGAACTCCCCTACCGGCACCGGAGGTGAGCCTCACTTCTGAGACGTTGGCTGTCCCTGCACCGTCTCCGCTTCCTTCTACGACTGCCATCCCTACTGTCGCTGTCCCTGCGAGGGAAACGACGTTCACCACCACGGTTACTGGTCTTGTGTCCACCGTCACCATGACGCCTTCCGAAACTGCTGGTGCTGCGAGCAGTGCAGAAGGACCCCCAGCTTCGGGGCCGTCTGCTGCGGTACAGCTCCCTTTGGAAGTGGCTCCCCTCCCAACGCCCTCTTCAGTGGCCATCGAATCTGTAGGACCCGCACCTGCAGAGGCAACAGTTACCACGACCACTACTATTTTGCCCATCAGCACTTCCGAAACGGCTTCAGCACCGGCGTCCCCGATCGATCTGGAAGGGCTGCCGCCGGCTCCCAAGGATTTGGCGTATGCCATTGTGATCGAAGCCGGTATTCGTGACTATGCTCATAGTCCGATTGCTCAGGAAGAATTTCCCACGCTGTCACCTTCTATTCGTGCTGCGATCAGTGTGGGCCGGCGCCTGCTCGATCCACTGGCAGAACTAGTGAAGATCGACCCGCATCACATCGGCGTCGGTCTCTACCAACATGACGTAAAACAGAAATACCTCAAGGAAGCATTGGAAGCCGTCGTGGTATCCAGCGTCAATGCTGTGGGAGTGGACCTCAATCGGGCAGAGTATCCCCTGCTGCGGTATGTCTGTGGTCTTAATCCCACTTTCGCTCGTGAAATCGTCACGCGCCGACGGCAGCACGGTCCCTTCCGGCATCGCCGTCAACTGCTGGAAATCTCCGGCCTGACAGAAAAGCATTACATCCAAGCCGCAGGATTCGTCAAAATCTGTGATGGCGAGGAACCTCTGGATAGTTTGTGGATTCATCCCGAGCAATACGATCTGGCCCGTGCGATTCTCGAAGCTTGCGGGTTGAGTCCCCTGGATTTACGCGATCCTCAGCGCGTATCGGAGTTAGCTTCGCGTCTGGCCAGCTTGTCCCCGGCGGACTTTGCCGCTCGCTTCCACGTGAGTGAAGGTACTGTCCGCGATGTCATGCATGCTCTGTCCCATCCCGGACGGGATCCACGGCTGGATCATCCCCCGCCCCTGTTCAAGCGAGGCATGCTCAAGTTCGAGGATATACGCCCCGGCATGGAATTGAGGGGTACTGTCTTGAATGTGGTGCCATTCGGGGCTTTCATCGACATTGGTTTGCGCGAGAGTGGCTTGGTCCACATCAGCCAGATGGCGAACCGTTACATCCACAGTCCTCATGAACTCGTTGCCGTGGGCGATGCTGTCACGGTTTGGGTGTTGGATGTCAAACCGGAAGTCCGCAAAATTTCGTTGACTATGATCCCGCCGGGGCAAGAGCGGCGCCCACCCAGCCCGGCCGGGGAAAGGCAGTCCTCTGCGCGCGAACGGCGAGAAGGACCGGTTCTGCCTCCGCCGTCTCGCGGTGGCACACCCCGCGGGTCCCGCTCCGAGCGTAGCCGTCGAGGACAAGGCGCCCCGTCCGGCAGCCGATCTGCCTCCGCGGAAGGGGCCACTCGCCCAGGACGCGGCCCACGCCCCACGCCCTCTGCTTCCCAGCAACCGATCTCGTCTGAAGCCCCTCGAACGGGGGAATCTGCCGGAAGCGCTCCTCCTGCTCCTGCTGCCACGGCAGAATCCACTCCTGCACGGGCTTCTCAAACTCCGAGCAGTGCGCCACCTCCGCCGCCAGCCCCTCGACGTACCCCCAGACCCCCCGCTAAACCCAAACCCCTCCCGATACTCCCGCCAGAAAAGCGATCCGGTAAGGCTGCCTTGAACACTTTTGCTGAGCTTGCAGCCTTCTTCAAACAACAGGAGGAAAGCGCGTCTGCTGGAGAAGAAAAGAGTTCTGATGTGGTAACAGCTAGCTCTCCGGCAGGAGAAGCGACAAGTCCGCCCGCATCAAGCCCGGCGGAACATCCGCCGCCGTACCCGACCTGA
- the ftsH gene encoding ATP-dependent zinc metalloprotease FtsH, giving the protein MTPPAGNSSPRQSPSASPPPQDNQTPSPKRAHPLLPSSWILLVVLGVISIVYLTASGGREITYSDFHKLIAAGEVQRVTFIGQDYLEGEVRDPHSALAKQLRLPSSGHFSVNLPTTLDQTALVREWEEKDRQYREMLQKTAPERVPEPLVISKRGDLSWLGPFLLNLLLIGLVVGIFLFVFVPRLRDPLSGGFLTSYTRSPAKRYEKGKDRVSFDDVAGMENAKRELWEIVEYLRDPGKFARLGARVPKGVLLFGPPGTGKTLLAKAVAGEANVPFFSISGSEFIQMFVGVGASRVRDMFRVAKENAPCVVFIDEIDAVGRMRGTGYGGGSDEREQTLNQILSEMDGFQPSETVIVIAATNRPDVLDPALLRPGRFDRHITVDRPTWRGRLEILKVHTRNKPLADDVDLERIARSMVGMSGAELQNLCNEAALHATRRGSQRIEQIDFDRAADRVRLGVPRDEALSEQERRRTAYHEAGHALCALLQPKADKIDRVSIIPRGQAGGVTLLQPDEEKMDRSASELMARLVVALGGRAADKLIFGEPMAGAVMDLKQATRLARIMVTQYGMSARLGPVYYQIGEEHVFLGKEIIESRTFSEGTARLIDEEIQRLLTEAEEQASALLRAHRDALERIAEALLLHEELDVQEVERLVAGASAQDIRPDKTEPQATTSTKPLSTPAEAVPVPPPPPGLAFGSA; this is encoded by the coding sequence ATGACACCACCGGCGGGCAACTCTTCGCCTCGGCAATCCCCCTCCGCTTCCCCTCCGCCACAGGATAACCAAACACCCTCGCCCAAGCGTGCTCATCCCCTGCTGCCTAGCAGTTGGATTCTACTGGTCGTGCTGGGGGTGATCAGCATTGTCTATCTGACTGCGAGTGGAGGACGTGAGATCACTTACAGCGATTTTCATAAACTCATTGCCGCTGGGGAAGTTCAACGAGTCACATTTATTGGTCAAGATTACTTGGAAGGGGAAGTCCGGGATCCCCACTCCGCCCTAGCGAAACAACTACGCCTGCCCTCGTCGGGGCACTTCAGCGTCAACCTCCCGACGACTCTCGACCAAACGGCCCTTGTCCGTGAATGGGAAGAAAAGGACCGCCAATATCGGGAGATGCTCCAGAAGACCGCCCCAGAACGCGTGCCCGAACCTTTGGTCATCAGTAAACGGGGGGATCTGTCTTGGCTCGGACCCTTCCTGCTGAATCTCCTGTTGATCGGTCTCGTGGTCGGCATATTCCTGTTCGTCTTCGTGCCGCGCTTGCGTGATCCGCTGAGCGGGGGTTTCCTTACGAGTTACACGCGCAGTCCCGCCAAGCGATATGAAAAGGGGAAGGATCGTGTCTCCTTCGACGATGTAGCCGGAATGGAAAATGCGAAACGTGAGCTTTGGGAAATCGTGGAATATTTGCGGGACCCAGGCAAATTCGCACGCTTAGGAGCACGTGTGCCTAAGGGGGTTCTGCTTTTCGGTCCGCCGGGTACTGGGAAGACCCTGCTTGCTAAGGCCGTTGCGGGAGAGGCCAATGTGCCCTTCTTTTCCATTAGCGGGAGTGAATTCATTCAGATGTTTGTCGGCGTGGGAGCTAGCCGGGTCCGGGATATGTTCCGGGTCGCCAAGGAAAACGCCCCCTGTGTTGTCTTTATCGATGAGATCGACGCCGTGGGCCGCATGCGCGGCACGGGTTACGGCGGAGGTTCCGATGAACGGGAACAAACTCTCAATCAAATCCTCTCAGAAATGGACGGGTTCCAGCCAAGTGAAACCGTCATTGTCATAGCAGCTACCAATCGCCCCGATGTCCTCGATCCCGCTTTACTACGGCCGGGGCGCTTCGATCGCCACATCACGGTCGATCGGCCCACGTGGAGGGGGCGGCTGGAAATACTCAAAGTCCACACCCGGAACAAACCACTTGCCGATGATGTAGACTTGGAGCGGATCGCGCGGAGCATGGTCGGCATGAGCGGAGCGGAATTGCAAAACCTTTGCAATGAAGCAGCCCTGCATGCGACCCGCCGCGGCAGCCAACGGATTGAACAGATCGATTTTGATCGAGCAGCCGACCGCGTCCGCTTGGGAGTTCCTCGGGACGAAGCCCTCAGCGAGCAGGAACGCCGCCGCACCGCCTATCACGAGGCCGGTCACGCCCTCTGCGCTCTGCTCCAGCCAAAAGCCGACAAAATCGACCGCGTGTCCATCATCCCGCGAGGCCAAGCAGGAGGAGTCACCCTGTTGCAACCCGACGAAGAAAAGATGGACCGCTCCGCCAGCGAATTGATGGCCCGCTTGGTGGTCGCCCTGGGCGGCCGAGCCGCCGACAAGCTCATTTTCGGCGAACCTATGGCGGGCGCCGTCATGGACCTCAAACAGGCCACACGCCTAGCGCGGATCATGGTCACGCAATACGGCATGAGTGCTCGCCTCGGCCCCGTCTATTACCAAATCGGAGAAGAACACGTTTTTCTGGGTAAAGAAATCATCGAGTCGCGCACCTTCAGTGAGGGCACCGCCCGACTCATTGATGAAGAAATCCAACGATTGCTCACCGAAGCCGAAGAGCAAGCCTCCGCCTTGCTCCGTGCCCATCGGGACGCCTTGGAGCGCATCGCCGAAGCTCTGCTCTTGCACGAGGAATTGGATGTCCAAGAAGTCGAACGCCTCGTGGCCGGTGCCTCTGCCCAAGACATTCGGCCTGATAAGACCGAACCTCAAGCGACAACCTCAACCAAACCGCTCTCCACCCCCGCGGAGGCCGTTCCTGTCCCCCCTCCTCCCCCAGGGCTGGCATTTGGAAGCGCCTAA